DNA from Macrobrachium rosenbergii isolate ZJJX-2024 chromosome 21, ASM4041242v1, whole genome shotgun sequence:
ACGCCTgttaaaatctgaataaatatgaacaaCAAACCAATGCCTACTTTATTCTAGAGTAagaacaataatataaatgaatcagGGAAACGGAAAAAGCTCTCCAAACTACTGTTGAAATCTGAATCAATTTGGTCAGCAAACCAATGTAGACTTTCCTTTTAAACaggaacaataacaataatgataccaTTCACTCCCAAATGTTTGAATGGACGCGAACAATCGCACACTTTCGGGATATCAGAAAAGATCTCCACTCTTCACGCTCTGGTGGCGTTCGCTTCAACTCCATCCTCGAGTTCCGGTTATTtagtgaggggaaaaaaaaagcgtGACATAGCGTGACGGTATCGAAGAATGGAGTTGCACAACAGTCTGTTtgtttgcaaagtttttttttcatgaatgagaCTAGCTAATGATCTGTTAGTGTACACTTCTCCGTTGATCATCTGTTGGCATACTCGTACACAAACATTTTTCCTCTATAAGCGGTTAATAATCTAATGCTGTTTCACACTTTTTTCACATTTAGGGGTTAATAATTAGTTTGCATACACAGACTTTTATAGATAACTAGTAATTATTTGTGTCAGCATATTTTTCGGTTAATAATGTGTTAATAATCAGATAACTTACAGTTTTTTCATCAATAACGGGTTAATAATCTGTTTCCAtacaaatatttctataaaactAGTAATTATTTTTGGTAGACAAAAGTTTTTCCACCAAGACGTTGGTATACAATTTCCACTAATTAACCGAtcattatctgttgatttacgcATTTTTTCCTCCAATAAACAGATTCCAAAAGAGGAGTGGGCAGTCATGGAAAAGCATGACACGCGCACGTAAATACATATTATGTGAATATCATATGTTTAAGcattcatcaaaaaaaaatttttaaccttGCATATCATACAGTCAAATCAATTTATCGAAAGCTATGTATTATTCCTACGAACAAACTTATCACACAAGAGGTAGGAATTGATACCATCAACAGAACTGGAATCATTTTATTCTAAGACGTTACTGCATTTTGAAGAAAGGACAGAGATATCGCGTTTCAAAGGACGACAGGTATAGACAGCACCGTCGCATCATATGCATTTGCAAAGGCAACCAGATGAAGGATTACCAATTCCCAGCCCCTTCACAGAACCTGAAAATCCCAATATCCTAACATAAATATGCACATGATAAGAATCAAAGAATGTGTCCTCAAACATATACGTATCTTATATACTAATAAACAAATCAGCATTGCAAGCGACGCGTGCTTGCGTTTCCATGTCAAAAACAGCATATGATTAGCGAGCCGAATATGCGTTTGTCAAGACGGTAAGTTCCGACGCGGACGACGTTACGTGTCATCACGAAGCTCAGACCAAAGGTACCTTTATTCTGCATACTTAATTTAGTAGGGGCCTGAAGTAAGAGGACGACAGCCTAGATGTAAGTTTATTACCCGTAGACTATTCACCGTCACAGACGCCATGATGTGATGGATAGCCCACGCGCTGCGGTTCATATGGTATTCTGATCCTTTCATAACAATATTAAAGTTTAGAATTAGAATTAAAGATCAATGAGTATTAGATGAACGCTAGTAAGCGCATAACATCCAAAGAATACGATTAGGGAAAAGGACAAGAAATTGGTAGGTATCCTAAGCCCTTAGGATAtccaacatcctctctctctctctctctctctctctctctctctctctctcgccgctgTTCGCGTGCGTTTGCATGCCGATCTGGGCTGCGTCAGTGCATGCAAATGAGCCGTCGGAAATGGACAAGGGGTGAGTTGCATTCTGGGAAATGTTGTGTGGCAGACAGGGCGAGAGGATTCTCCTCAGGGTTGGAGGTGAGTTGGGACAGACGGAAGATGAGAGACAAGTGGATGAGAATTATCCTTCCAAGATGGAAGGATAGACACGAACAAGGGTGGAGGCCTCAACGTGATAGGATTTTTTGTGTGTTCAAAAGAGCACACCTCGCTGTTTCCAGTATCCATGCGCAGTAAATTTTATATGGTTTCCGAAGATTATCTAAGGATAATAAAAATGTGTGTTTTTCACACATCCAACTTCCTCGTTaggggagtgggttccgttctcagctagcagtctgctggccgcgagtacgaatccccgaccggccaatgaggaataagaggaatttatttctggtgatagaaattcatttctcgctataatgtggttcggattccacaataagctgttggtcccgttgctaggtaaccaattggttcttagccacgtcaaataaatctaatccttcgggccagccctaggagagctgttaatcagctcagtggtctggttaaactaagaaatacttaactTCGCTCATCCATGCACAATAAACCTGTGTATGGTTTCACACTACACAGCCTTGGTTTCCATACACTATCCTGGTATAACAAAAACATGTATGGTTCCATACTACCATACATAATAAAAGTTTGTGTATGGTTTCCATACACTATCCAGGCATAATAAACGTGTATGGTTCCACACTACTACGGTATAAATAAAGTTTGTGTATGGTTTACACACATTCTCCAAGCATAATGAACATGTGTATAGTTCCTTACTACCAACGCATTATTAAAGTTTGTGTATGGTTTTCACACACTATCCtggcataataaaaatatgtatggtTCCATGCTACCTAGGCATAATCAGAATTTGTGTATTGTTTTCATACACTATCCAGGCATAATAAACATAAGTATGGTTCCATACTAACCAGGCATAATAAAAGTTTGTGTATGGTTTCCTTACACTATCCAGGCATAATAAACATACGTATGGTTCCATACTCCCCAGGCATAAATAAAGTTTGTGTATGGTTTTCACAATATCCAGGCATAACAAAAGTATGTATGGTTTCATACTACCCAGGCATAAATAAAGTTTGTGTATGGTTTTCACACACACTATCCAGGCATAACAAAAATATGTATGGTTCAATACTACCCAGTcaaaataaaagtgtgtgtggGTTCCATACTCTACCCAggcataataaaaacatatataatttccaCACACTCATCGACAGATTACATCTTGCATCCAGGTCAAGAGGACCAATGGCTCTTAAATAAATATTCCTAAACTGATCAATCTCTACTAGTAATTCCTTCCTACTTTAACAAACAAGTGTTAAAGTAGGAAGGAATTACAAGCAGATATTGATCAGTTTACGAACATTTGTTTAAGATCCATTGGTCTTCTTGACCTGGATGTAGGATGTAATTTCTCATAAGACCGCAATGCCCatttacatattgtgtgtgtgtgtgtgcgtgtgtgtatgtatgtatgtatgtatgtatgtatgtgtatatacagtatatatatatatagtatatatatatatatatatatatatatatatatatatatatatatatatatatatatatatatatatatatatatatatatatatatatatatatatatacatatatatatatatatacatatatatatatatatatatatatatatatatatatatatatatatatatatatatatatatatatatatatctatatatctatatatatatatatatatatatatatatatatatatatatatatatatatatatatatatatatatatatatatatatatatatatatatatatgtatatatatatatatatatatatatatatatatatatatatatatatatatatatatatatatattagagagagagagagagagagagagagagagagagagagagagagagagagagagagagagagagagagacttttactaATTAAGAGCAGTAATGATAAGCCCGAAAATTCTCaagaataaactgataaaaacttgaataattacTGGTTGTTTTTAAACTCCACCCAAGAAACCaaattgaaaatacatttatGCGCCCTAATGAGGACAATTAGAACCGGGTATTCCTAATCTGCAAATGCACTTTTATTGCACTTTTGAACTTTGGTCATTCCGGTAATCAAAGCTGAAAAGATTGAAAGTACAAATTTATTTTGGGTAACATAAAATGCAGTAATCGATGGAAACCATTATAAAAATAACtggcatataaattatatgtctatataaatgtacatgcatatatatctatgctTGAATGCACATGAATTCTATACAtatctgcatattatatatatatatatatatatatatatatatatatatatatatatatatatatatatatatatatatgtatgtatggatgtatgtatatataatgagtatgcaatataaataaaaacctgtGTAACCTAAAGTGAAGATCAGtgtaatgaaacatgaaaattatataactcAATCTGATAtgaaaactatttaattgcaaATCAAATCATGTATGCCTTTAGAAGAAGAGATAACACACTTCAATATctcatattattactattattatattattattattatggaaataccATTAAAGTGGAACATACCTTGTGGTCAATATcttgcaaatataattttaaccgagttaaagaaaaaaaaagttatcaaagaaTTACCTTCAACACTTTCATAAGCGACAATATATCAACATTGTTGATCCCCGTCAAAATATAAATCAGCTGTTTGATGACAATATTGTGCATTACAATTCAACCAAGTATTATTCAACACTAACTACTACTTGAGTTATAATCATAATCCACAATGTTATTAGAGAACTGTTCCAGTGGCACCTTAATTccaactttttcttcatttctaaacTGCAGACCAACTGATTCCAGAGTAAACACCAACCAAAATTGTAGTGTCATGTCACAGTCAATTGGTCTTCctctaaaactaacatataagCAATGTCACATGAACTCCCAGAGGCAGGGGGGGGGGATTTGAATTCATTTAGCTAATTCGGGGTGTACCTTGTTAACCAAGGGGGGTCCCCGATTACCGCAGGGGTTACTCGAGGGCAAGAAAGTTGAACTACCCCAACAACTAATATTTCTGTAGTGAACCTCCTCAAAGCAGCGTCATGCTTTTCAATCTAAGACTGACGACTCCTTTTCTCGTCTGTTTTATCATTCTGTTTGAACATTCGATCTCGACTCGGCCTGAACCTTGGCCCCGAACTCAGCTGCTTCTTGACACTAATCCTGAATTATAGTTACTCCTTTAAATTTGATAGGCACAAGCCCCCTTTCGCGGACTTGGGTTACGAATAAGACCAGGAGGCTAGAATCCTTTGGAAGCCATACTTCCTCTCGGATTAAACGCGATAAGATCGATACtataaatagtctctctctctctctctctctctctctctctctctctctctctctctcacatacacacacacacacacacacacacacacacacacacacacaaacaaaatgagaatgaaatcTACTGAAAGAACAGTCTTCAGGCTTCATATAACAGTCGAATATTTTTCGGACTTTACAGAGTTAACCCCATGGGTTCCGAGGTCACTGTGACTCACTGCTGTTTGCAGTGCTTCACTTCTTCGACActggtttcttaaatttcacAAAGGTATTCACTTTTTTCCCCTCATTATGGATAAACACCTGTACCTTTAATAACTACAAAAACAGGTCCTGCGTTCTATCACATTCTTAATCCAAAGACAAAAACAGTTATGGaaaagttattatgatttttgCATTCTATTACATTCTTAATCCAAGGACAAAAACAGTTATAGAAAGGTTATTATGACTTTTgccgtttgtttgtctgtctgatatgcaaaaagttatttataaaatCTTGGGAAAATTTTACCCATGGGGGCGTCGTGACTGGCAACGAATGCTTACACTCTGAAAAGAGTTAGGAACTTTACTTCGGAGATGGGACCTTTTGAGGCTTGGAGTGGCACTGCCTCGGCGGAAGTTTGCGAACTTTGTAGGCCTTCTCACTATTAGGCCTACACAAATATGCTAACATTTACTTGAAAAAAGGCTAACAGGAGGTAACAAAGCAAGCATCCACAAAATAATATGCCCTTAAATATGAagtgagaaaacagaaaaaggattaACCCAGAAATGGAGAACAAAGATAATCACATCGTGTGTGTAGAATTGAACACAtgagtgtttgcgtgtgtgtattttgtatatattttgtgccTGTGACAGTTTGCAGAGGTGACAAGCCAAAAAATGCTGTAATTCGCAATCGATAAACTGGAgcgtaaaaaaaagtaagattctTCCCGTAACAAATACGTGACGGGAACACGTAAACTTCATTCATGAGTGAAAAAACTGCAACTTTATTATATTCGCATGAGGTACCAATTTTACACTAAACAATTAGATCATACAGAATATGGTTCTCTATACTAGTAGGAACCTTTAATGTCTTTGGCTGATACTGAACCTTCGCCCTTGCCCAAAATCTTATGCATGCAAGTTCTAAAATACTACTACAATTATAAACACAAGCTGACTGTCCCCTCTATAAAGTGTACCGTTACAACAGGCGGAAGACATATCCTATTTGAATAAGCTCAAGATACACTTACATATGAAGCCCGTGTATGTTCTAAGCCTGAAGccttataaattatcaaaataatcctTTTGGAAAGGAATAAACCGAACCAAGACAAGAAAAATGGGAAGAACAGAAAGAATGCTTAGTTAAGATGTGAAAAGGTCAAATAAAGGGGTACAgttgagaagaattaaaaggtcAAATAAAGGGGTACAgttgagaagaattaaaaggtcAAATAAAGGGTACAGTTGAGAAGAAGTAAAAGGTCAAATAAAGGGTACAGTTGAGAAGAAGTAAAAGGTCAAATAAAGGGGTACAGTTGAGAAGAATTAAAGGGTCAAATAAAGGGGTACAGTTGAGAAGAAGTAAAAGGTCAAATAAAGGGGTACAGTTGAGAAGAATTAAAGGGTCAAATAAAGGGGTACAGTTGAGAAGAAGTAAAAGGTCAAATAAAGGGGTACAGTTGAGAAGAAGTAAAAGGTCAAATAAAGGGGTACAGTTGAGAAGAAGTAAAAGGTCAAATAAAGGGGTACAGTTGAGAAGTGGAGGAGGGACTAAAtcgtaatttttctttgaaatgaggTCAAATAAAAGAGTCAGGCTAAAAAAAAGGCACATTTTGTTCATGAAGTTGCTGAGATATGGTCAAATAAATGGGTCAAACTAATAAGTAGAGTGAAGGGGCAAAATTCAAAAGTAGTCTCTGGGATATCATTCAATACTCaaatgtaatttgttttcatatttgggATAAGCTAAAATCCCTTGACCTTTGGGGCATTCAGAGACCTTAATAGCCCCTCGTATTAACTTCCGTTGTGAAATGTCCTGACCTTATTTTTCTaatgcttaacttttttctttttctttccattgcAGGAGTAAGACCGCAGGCGTTCCCCCTCCGACCCCGCGAAGAATGACAAGGGGAGTGGTCTTGTTTTGAGGCACCGCCCATCAAGCTGCCACCCCGCCGTCCGAGGCGAGGGCGGCGCCCACGGTATGGTGAAACAGTGCCCAAACCCTCGCCAGCGCCTACGCCCCCGCCTCTAATGCCCCCAGGCCCTAGGGACGGTTCTATGCTCAAACACATGCTCACTGTGGCTGGAAGACAGGCTGCCGCTGCTGCTAgtgccggaggaggaggagggggaggtggaggaggaggaggcgggggagggggaggtggaggaggaatcCCAAACGCCCATGGCACTGACAATACCCTCGATGGAAGGAGCTCCCTGGTTGGGGGACTGGGCACCTCAGCCCATATACCCtccacagccaccctcccccacctccatcaccaccaccaccaccaccaccccaacagcccctcctcctcctcctccgccgccgccgccgccgctgcagCCAACACCAGCAACAcaggctcctcctcctcttcttctggcaaCAACCACCACCCCCACCACTCCAACAACCtcaaccaccaccacctccaccaccatcaccatcacccgACCACCCCGCCTACCACCCTCAGTGTCAAGGTGAACGGCGCGGCGGGAGGCCGCCATCACCCAGCGCTCAACATGAGCTCGCTCTCCTCCTCCAAGCACTCGGTTGGCGGGAACAGCGGCTCGGTCAGCCCGGGCACGACCACGGTCACCCGCACCACGGGTCTCCTGGACCAGTCCCGCGACCACTCCCACCTCACAGACCTGTCCCATATCTCGCACCTGTCGCCCATACAGCCCGTGCTGGACATCTCCAAAGCAAGCAAGCGGTCGGCGGGCCTCCTCCCGCGATTCATCACCCTCACCCGCTCGACGGGCACCAGGGGCGCCCTCACGTCCCTGGGCCTGCTGTGCCTCATCTCCCTGCTGCTCGCCCTCCTGGCCCTCACCTTCCTGGTGGAGCTCACGCCCCTCGAGCCCGATGCGGACAGCGTGCAGGAGGTCACCCTCGCCCTCGCGGCCCTCACGCTCTCCCTTGACCTCAGCTGTCTCCTCATATGCGCGGCCCAGTTCATATTCGCCATCAAACTCGCCAAATCTCCCAATGGGGAGGAAAGGTAGGTCCTGGATCACTGCTGTGCTGGTGCTTTCGTTTGGGGACGAAATAATGACCAAAGTGTTAAGTTTTATATCAGTGTGTTACTTTCATCTAGATGCCAAATTGTCTCAGAAGTAGTATTTTGATTCCTGTGTGCATCCTCTGTGCACCATCTTTTCCATTAGTGTTAATCTCATCTTCTTGCAATATCGCTTTCATATTAGCCTACTTCTATTTAGGGTGGGCAAAACTGTTTTGTGGCGTTATACCTTTATGTTGGTGCGCAGAAGCCTTTACAAGGTGTTAATTTTATCGTGGTGCAAAATCATtcgtaattttacttttaacttgGCAGCAAAATCATTTCCACACGGTACTAGTTTTACCTTATGTTAACAGTGGtcctaaataaaaagaagtacCGATGCGCCCAGTGTATTATTCAGAAGTGGCCGCAGAGGCAGAGATACAAGAGCAAAATTTGGCTGATAAGTAAACACGAATTAACGAAGTGAGGAAAGTAACTTGAAAACTGTGTACAAACTTTTGAAAGGTCCTAACTAACAATAAATCACGTCGAAACGAATTCGAATGTAAAAAGAAACGGGTCATAAggtgaaaaaaaagattatatatatatatatatatatatatatatatatatatatatatatatatatatatatatatatacgtgtgtgtgtaagcattcCTTGTGTGTAATCGACATGAAATATAACTGAACAGGAAAAATTCTGGATAAAAAATGATACCGTAATATAACCTTAACAAAGACTTTCCTTGAATGCCAATGtcaaacaataagaaaattactAATAGTGGAGAATAACTAACTTATTATAAATATCATAAGCACATTTCACTTGCAATCCAACGGATAAGaaattacagtatttgtaaaCGCCACAGAATTAACTGTATGACTGTATGGTTACCAAGAATCAAGAAGTTACCAAAATGAATATCTCTAAATAGACTGGCAACGCACACCTTACTCTGATCCAGGCTAGAGACCCTTCGAAAAAGAGCACCAGGGCATCTCTAAGCCGCTCTGATCTGGCGCAACGCGTAATATTCAGGTTATTTACCATACGCCTTAACCGCCACTACACAGGCAATGCCTTCAAGAGACCCACACAACGGGCTCCACTATGATTTTAAAAAGAAGTGACGCAACAAAGACGCGTAAGAAGGCTGTAGTATACCCTACGTGTCAAGAGAAAGGAATCTCGCGTTCGTAAAGTTTTTACCTGCCGAAGTTGTTGAAAGGCTCGTTTTCCACCTGGTGGAATGCAGGGCAATATTCCGGAGAGGTAAATGGAGTTTTCGCAGGAGAAAAATggagtttttgaaaagaaaataaggctCCTCAATTGAGTTAGGTTTTTATATGAGGTAAATGAAGTTTTCGAAGAAGGAATGtggaatttacaaaaagaaaatagggCTTCTCAGTTAAATAAggtttttatatggggtaaatGGGG
Protein-coding regions in this window:
- the LOC136850000 gene encoding uncharacterized protein; its protein translation is MPPGPRDGSMLKHMLTVAGRQAAAAASAGGGGGGGGGGGGGGGGGGGGIPNAHGTDNTLDGRSSLVGGLGTSAHIPSTATLPHLHHHHHHHHPNSPSSSSSAAAAAAAANTSNTGSSSSSSGNNHHPHHSNNLNHHHLHHHHHHPTTPPTTLSVKVNGAAGGRHHPALNMSSLSSSKHSVGGNSGSVSPGTTTVTRTTGLLDQSRDHSHLTDLSHISHLSPIQPVLDISKASKRSAGLLPRFITLTRSTGTRGALTSLGLLCLISLLLALLALTFLVELTPLEPDADSVQEVTLALAALTLSLDLSCLLICAAQFIFAIKLAKSPNGEERMSKYLRQSSISRVCAVGGFFVSVPVFLTGVILYTFIHFQSTPAILTSVFIGVGIIFCGCAMIHNVFIWQKEKTKAVAQQNIQQAVSQEARLRELNTSPLPNATLDLSGTTPPHELSTLV